Proteins from a genomic interval of Oceanispirochaeta crateris:
- a CDS encoding MFS transporter, with protein MKHKMARNINLDYSFTFLSNLNLLHALWMIYLSLKGFTLLELGLLEGIFHMTSFLMEVPTGAVADLWGRKHSRILGRLFFIFSLIFLWTSDSFLFQSIGFILTAMSYNLESGAGEALVYDTLVYLEKESAYMGTRGKKELIYQLASIMAFLCGGYFATKNYNIVFTITMIFAFLSLINAFLMVEPLGIKAVKTEDKRLIFSIFQSLAHHSRSSILVIKKEPKIAFLIIFSEGIFVFATCLFFYLQTWWKSVGITELTMGYTFAIQGLVAGLTAMAAPKLDKKIGEQRLLLFLPLLLLFSLWGVALTSFKSLFFIFTGGFEGILIVTVSDYINKLIPGEFRATILSYQSMVFSLLMILLFPLLGWIGDAYSLLLSFYIIAITASILYIIYLLTTLYKGMKIKQA; from the coding sequence ATGAAACATAAAATGGCCAGGAATATCAACCTGGATTATTCTTTCACTTTCTTATCCAACTTAAACCTGTTGCATGCCCTATGGATGATATATCTCAGCCTGAAAGGCTTCACCCTCCTGGAACTGGGACTCCTGGAAGGAATCTTTCATATGACATCTTTTTTGATGGAAGTACCCACAGGAGCCGTGGCAGACCTGTGGGGTAGGAAGCACAGCCGCATCCTGGGACGGCTCTTTTTTATTTTCAGCCTCATCTTCTTATGGACTTCCGACTCCTTTTTATTTCAGTCTATAGGATTCATTCTAACAGCCATGAGTTATAACCTTGAATCCGGAGCCGGAGAAGCCCTGGTTTACGATACTCTGGTTTATCTCGAGAAAGAATCGGCCTATATGGGAACCAGGGGGAAAAAAGAACTGATATACCAGTTGGCCTCTATTATGGCTTTCTTATGCGGAGGATATTTCGCAACAAAAAATTACAATATTGTCTTTACCATCACCATGATCTTTGCTTTTCTATCCCTCATCAATGCCTTTTTAATGGTAGAACCCCTAGGCATAAAGGCAGTGAAAACGGAGGACAAAAGACTCATTTTCAGCATCTTTCAATCCTTGGCACACCACAGCCGCAGCAGTATTCTTGTGATCAAAAAAGAGCCAAAAATTGCCTTCTTAATCATTTTTTCAGAAGGAATCTTCGTATTTGCAACCTGTTTATTCTTCTATCTTCAAACCTGGTGGAAATCTGTCGGCATCACTGAATTGACCATGGGGTATACCTTTGCAATTCAGGGCCTTGTCGCAGGGCTGACCGCCATGGCCGCCCCAAAACTGGACAAGAAAATAGGGGAGCAGCGTCTGTTGTTGTTTTTGCCCCTTCTTTTACTCTTTAGCCTTTGGGGTGTGGCACTGACCTCCTTTAAATCGCTGTTTTTTATATTCACAGGAGGGTTTGAAGGCATACTCATCGTCACCGTCAGCGATTATATCAATAAACTGATCCCCGGTGAGTTCCGTGCGACAATTCTATCCTATCAGTCCATGGTGTTCAGCCTGCTCATGATCCTGCTGTTTCCCCTTTTGGGATGGATAGGGGATGCCTATTCTCTGCTGCTATCCTTCTATATCATTGCCATAACAGCCTCCATACTCTACATCATTTATCTCTTGACGACTCTGTATAAAGGTATGAAAATAAAACAGGCATAA
- a CDS encoding response regulator, translating into MHALIVDDDFIGRKLMLKYLRDYCLCDVAISGDEAITAFQLAWIEKDPYDVIYLDIVIPRSNGFEVLDYIRNYEKENDCPFKAKIIMVSALDDQNQIVNAYRNECDSYMVKPISMKKLKEVSKQAGVPLKKILR; encoded by the coding sequence GTGCATGCATTAATAGTCGATGACGACTTTATCGGTCGAAAGCTTATGTTGAAATATTTGAGAGATTATTGCCTCTGTGATGTGGCAATTTCCGGGGATGAAGCCATCACCGCTTTTCAACTGGCCTGGATTGAAAAAGATCCCTATGACGTCATTTATCTGGACATTGTGATTCCAAGGAGTAATGGATTCGAAGTCCTGGACTATATAAGAAACTATGAAAAAGAAAATGACTGTCCTTTCAAAGCAAAAATCATCATGGTTTCCGCACTGGATGACCAGAATCAAATCGTCAATGCCTATAGAAATGAGTGTGACAGTTACATGGTAAAACCCATCAGCATGAAAAAGCTCAAAGAAGTGAGCAAACAGGCCGGGGTGCCTCTTAAGAAAATACTACGCTAA
- a CDS encoding DUF1294 domain-containing protein: MLKKMILILLVLLNIYTFVTVRMDKQSAVNGSSRVPEVRLVAISSLGGAPGMLLGFNVFNHKTNVVRKGYLQDAIKLVLFQNLIMYGFVFFSLRKKKEKVWRY; the protein is encoded by the coding sequence ATGCTGAAAAAGATGATCCTGATTCTGTTAGTACTGTTGAATATCTATACCTTTGTTACTGTCCGTATGGACAAACAATCAGCCGTGAACGGTTCTTCCCGAGTTCCTGAAGTTCGTTTGGTTGCCATTAGTTCTTTAGGTGGTGCTCCCGGAATGCTTCTGGGGTTCAATGTGTTCAATCATAAAACCAATGTTGTGAGAAAGGGCTATCTGCAGGATGCCATAAAACTGGTTTTATTTCAGAACCTGATCATGTATGGATTCGTATTCTTTAGTTTACGCAAAAAGAAAGAGAAGGTTTGGAGGTATTAA
- a CDS encoding MATE family Na+-driven efflux transporter: protein MFQISKSLKNINYKMLLALILSGLFPAIYMAVRVRFLGDMPSDWGVNIASQLSWVNLLYEIMNEAILLPVFFLFGKVIKDKEDLENRLRTGLIITFVLYCVLSILIAVMAEPLVLMMAQQSDLVPATVIYIRWESLAVVFSILFRFLLPVFILINKERVIYIFLALQMSLSLIFDTLLISSLPFSLNIGVNGIAFSNLLTSVILVGISLFSLTRSGYSIIRNNRPLSFRWTREWLRIGGYSGIESLVRNLAFMIVILRMINVVNEQGTFWVTNNFIWGWLLLPVLALGELIKRDCAEDSSNIQRFFQGYMSLTTIFVLLWILTIPFWKGFLFNVMGVQNPIEIFNIALVSLIFYIVFAYNNVVDSIFYGIGRTDLMLLQSLATNLIFYIGAYALYLKGLFIPSLTGIAILFGLGIVFDSLITFYLYYKLMKRELVLA from the coding sequence ATGTTTCAAATAAGCAAATCACTTAAAAACATCAACTATAAAATGTTACTGGCCCTTATATTGTCAGGTCTGTTTCCTGCCATCTATATGGCCGTGAGAGTTCGATTCCTGGGAGATATGCCCAGTGACTGGGGTGTAAATATAGCATCCCAGCTCTCCTGGGTGAATCTTTTATATGAGATAATGAATGAGGCCATACTGCTGCCTGTCTTCTTTCTTTTTGGGAAAGTCATCAAAGATAAAGAAGACCTGGAAAACCGATTACGGACGGGGCTTATCATCACTTTTGTTCTCTATTGTGTACTTTCAATTCTTATCGCTGTAATGGCTGAACCACTGGTTCTCATGATGGCTCAGCAATCTGATCTTGTCCCTGCCACAGTCATATATATCCGCTGGGAATCATTGGCTGTCGTCTTTTCTATATTGTTCCGTTTTCTTCTGCCGGTTTTTATACTGATCAATAAGGAACGGGTCATCTACATCTTTTTAGCCCTTCAAATGTCCCTCTCCCTGATCTTTGATACGCTGCTGATCAGCTCATTGCCTTTTTCCCTGAATATAGGAGTCAATGGCATTGCCTTCTCAAACCTACTTACAAGTGTAATTCTGGTTGGAATAAGTTTGTTTTCCCTTACTCGATCCGGCTATAGTATTATTCGAAATAATCGACCCTTGTCTTTTCGTTGGACCCGGGAGTGGCTGCGAATCGGAGGATATTCCGGTATTGAGTCATTAGTCCGGAACCTCGCCTTTATGATCGTGATACTCCGGATGATCAATGTTGTGAATGAGCAGGGAACATTCTGGGTCACCAACAACTTTATATGGGGGTGGTTGTTACTCCCGGTACTGGCTTTAGGGGAATTGATAAAACGGGACTGCGCGGAAGACTCATCAAATATTCAAAGGTTCTTCCAGGGATATATGTCCCTCACGACAATATTCGTACTGCTCTGGATTCTCACTATTCCATTTTGGAAAGGCTTTCTCTTCAATGTCATGGGAGTTCAGAATCCAATCGAAATCTTCAATATTGCCCTGGTTTCTCTCATATTTTATATCGTTTTTGCCTACAACAATGTTGTTGACAGTATTTTTTATGGAATAGGGAGAACAGATCTAATGCTGTTACAGTCTCTGGCAACAAATCTTATCTTTTATATAGGAGCATATGCGTTGTACCTGAAAGGGCTCTTTATTCCCAGTTTGACTGGCATAGCCATCCTCTTTGGCCTGGGAATTGTCTTTGATTCACTGATTACGTTCTACCTCTATTACAAACTGATGAAAAGAGAGCTTGTATTAGCATGA